Genomic window (Arachis hypogaea cultivar Tifrunner chromosome 13, arahy.Tifrunner.gnm2.J5K5, whole genome shotgun sequence):
TAACAAAGGACATAATCACATCAAATGGTCAAAGAGCTAAGCATTATCTAGGAGGATCTTGGAACaaggaagaaagtattcatgagTTGGGATAAACAAAGaaggaggatgtcaagctaatgacaataaacaagtgcttgttgggaggtaacccaaccagaggtagtcTTTCTTTtcctagctatttcaataaaagggtTGAGTAGagttatctatattgcaaggagctaagtttggtgttgcacaccaaaacaatttaagggtgaatgaaaggtgctaagtttggtgttccaccaaaaatttcatttaaaaacacatttcaaccctctGCATAAATGGTTAttagctccaaacaatcagaaaaACGACTCAACCAttgtctgttttctagtttttagtttttgctCCCTTTAGCAAAGGCACAAGGTTTCATGTATATGGTTGATTTGTGCATAAGAGGtattggcaagggactaagtttggtgttcacacaccaaagtaagttcaaaagcctacaaaaattcatgcatgttaaccatttttcaagtgcttgggggacAAGCAACTTCCACTACCAGTGCAGAAAACTATTCAACTTTTTTTGAAAGGATTGTGCAGCATTAGCAAGAAAAGCACAATAGCTAAGAAGAAGGATGAAGGATTAAACAAGAAGataccaaaaggttgtattgttactcaaCTGTTTATATCTTGATGTGTTTCAGTTGGAAGTTTAATTGTACCCCCTTTTTGATAAGTTTACCACTATCTGCGTTTTGCTAGTTTATTGTCATAATTAATTAAGTGATCTAGCCAGAGTGTCTGCATCACTCATCCTACTTGAATATATGTTTTGTTTCCCTCTGCATGAATAAGAGAAAAGTATTTAAACAAGAGGTGAATGTCCAATATGGTAGGAATAAAAATAGAGTTCagtggtggtaattgcttgattaattggtaagctcaataataaaagctgcaagGTGGAATGCATCTTTCAAGTATAGACTTAGTTGATGTTGTAAAGCCTTCAATTAATAAGTATCCTTGGAAAAAGAAGAATTCAGaagaaagaaaagccaagaattggcaagaaaaatgaaaagaaacaaATAACACGGCTAGaaaccaatagcttgaaccttaggacatatgcatgTGGtgctttttgtactaggatctgcttggacaattaggttctaaggagtattttaaaacttggttaCTTGGGTTGATTAAtctgggattatcaactgaaagtccattatcaagagcaacctagttacaaggcatttagtaacctaaagaggtgctgggcatcaatgttcctaaaaAGAagtgtgagccaagtgtctgtagtgaaaaAGTGTTGAGTAAAATTGTGCCAAAAAGATGtctgcaacacttgacactgagctACAATGGAGAAATAAGTTTCTGAaataggaaaaagaaagaaaaagttaacAAGGATCAATCAAGAACAAGGtattatagcagcaactctagttAATACTCAGAAACATTTCACAGTTGGGAGTTGATAATAATTGAGCTGCAAATCTGTctgcataaaacctcatgaaccaaattcaattacctgctaaataagggcatatatgcttttctgtcttctttcatttcttctcatgttttagtgcttgcttggggacaagcaagatttaagtttggtgttgtgatgacaattcattttatgctagtttcacaagcatttttcattttttcattaggttttatgcactttcttgcacaataagtaagtagttggagtggaatttcatgattattttgattcaatcaaacatcatctattttacaaaatcatgagatttatgaaagaattaagtgattattatgaatgatgcaaattcttataattttggtgagactttgattgcttgtttggttgattttaggtgagaaaatgaagaaagGGGGAGCACTACAGTATAACATTGTGTTCAAATGAAGAACGCCACGCTCActtgcgacgcgtgcgcgtacgggACGCTTACATGTCAGGGGCAATTTTTGaagaaccacgcgtacgcgtgcatgacgcgtacgcgtggaagtggtTGGCGCTCATTTTCAAAAGAGAGCACTACGTTCACTAAGCCAGCATTTTCGGACAGATTGAAATTTGGAGGCAGAGTTCTGcaatcgacgcgcatgcgtgcatgacgcgcatGCGTCGATGAAGCACTTGTGAttaagcacgcgcacgcgtgactggcgCTGAAGCCTGGAATTGAGATTTTactacccacgcgcacgcgcagaggACGCACACGCGTGCGCAGCATTCACTAAGCAAATGTAGCGCTCATTAAGAGAACGCTATCAACAACGCGTACGTGTGAAAGGGGCGTGCGAGCATGTTTGGAACTGAAGTTgatagtgacgcgtacgcgtacatgacgcgtacgcgtcgacgaGCAAAAAGGGCAAAAGGACGCGCACAcgtcagggatgcgtacgcgtgattgaaCAAACGATGCGCTCACTTTTAGAACGCAACGTTCTCCTGAAAGCTGAAATCAAGCTGCAATTCTGATCCACTTCTTCACAtgccaaaaagcccactccaagtacttgatgactgaaatagaaagtgtataaataggagaaaatTTGATTTCATTAGGAGGCTGgatcttttattttttccttgtgttttgatttttctttaagcTTTTCCTTTGGGGAATTGGATAGATTTGAGTTgagttttgctttctgttttcctGGGGTTATTGATCTTCtacattttcttttctattttctttgggTACTGAagcttctttttaaattttcttctgCTATATTGAGAATTAGAGAATTGGAGATCAGATCGgagtttttcttttctgtttttacttGTTCTGCAATTTTTCTTTCTGATCTTTTGTTCTGTTGCAATTTCACATTCCTGTTTAAGAAGTGAGAATCTGATCTAAGCTCTCTATTCTGTTTATTTCTCTTCTGcaattttccttttctgtttcaaaatttggaATTAAATCTGAGTCTTATTTCTAGTTTTCATCTCCTACATTCTATTCTCTGAGTTACTGCAGTTTACATTGTTAAATTCTATTTTGATATCCCAGCACCAAATCccctttatttttcatgcaatttaagtttcttagcAGTTTAGATccagcaatttaaattacttgcactttaagtttcagctatttacctttcttgcaatttaagtttccacttttttaatttcttgcactttaagtttcaggcATTTATactttttgcaatttacttttctgtcaattttcaTCCTGCACTTTAGTTTACTTGCAATTTTCCTTTCTATTAAGCAAATTTCACCAAACTCATCAAATAtccgcttaactaaattcatcaccatactaaagttgctcaatctattaatccctgtgggatcgacttcactcctgtgagttattactacttgatgcgacccggtacacttgccggtgagtttgtgtggaatcgtttttccctcatcaaggatgtcggaggctttccaggcgaagaggttaGAATTTTCTTGTAGGAGccttataagcttcttcttcaaatcttccttcaggttggctcctatgttggtattttttccttcctcttttccAACTTGTACCTCTTCAGTCTTTCCCTCCGGTTGTGGTTGCAGCTCCTCCTTGGCTTTGACTCCTCCGAGCTCAATCGTGtgcacttctttgccttttcctctcaggttcaagctttcattgtagcattttcttgccaatttctggtCTCCCCTAATGATTGCTATTCCCTCTGatgttggaaatttcatgcaaaggtggggcgTGGATACCACTGCTCTGAGCCAATTTAGAGTGGTTCtgcctattagggcattgtaggctgatcCCACATCGACGACTATGAAGTCGATACTCAGAGTTTtgaatttttccccttttccaaaagtggtatGTAGGAGTATGAATCCTAGTAGTTTTATTGGTGTATCCCCAGTCCATACAGGGTGTCAGGATAAGCTTTTAACTCCTTTTCATCCAACCCCAGCTTATCGAATGCTGGTTTGAAAAGGATGTCGGCTGAGCTCCCCTGATCTACCAGGGTCTTGTGAAGATGGGCGTTGGTAAGGATCATAGTTATCACCACTGGATCATCATGTCCAGGAATGATTCTTTgcccatcttctttggtgaaagaaatAGTTGGTAGGTCGGCAGTTTCGCCTCCGACCTGATAGACTTCCTTCAAGTGTCTCTTGCGAGACGACTTTGTGAGGCCACCTCCACCAAATCCTCCTAAGATCATGTGTATATATCTTTCCGGGGTTTGTGGTGGTGGATCTCTTCGGTCCTCGTCGTCTCGCTTCCTTTTTCCATGAtggtccgacctttccatgagatatctatcaagccgaccttctctggcaagcttttctatcacatttttaaggtcgtaacaatcattcgttgagtgaccatatatcttatggtactcacagtagtcgccacgactccccccccccctttttatttttgatgggcCTAGGGGGTGGTAGCCTTTCAGTATGGCAAATTTCCCTGTAGACATTAACTAGGGAAACTCGTAGAGGAGTATAGGAGTGATATCTCCTAGGCCTTTCAGGGCCgacttcctcttttttcttgggctctctttctttctcttttgatgAGTGGGAGTGCCCAGGTCGCCATCTCGGCTCTCTCGAAGTCTggcgttttcctccatgttgatgtacttctcagctcTTTCCTATACATCACTTAGGGAGGTCGGATGCCTTTTCGATATGGACtgggagaagggaccttctcgaaGTCCATTTACCAGGCCCATAATCACTGCCTCcatgggcaggtcttgaatctctaagCACGCTTTATTGAACCTCTCCATGTAGTCCCTCAAAGGTTCCCCGACCTCCTGCTTTACTCCCAGGAAGCTTGGTGCGTGTTtcactttgtccttctggatggagaatcgcaTCAGGAACTTTCGCGAGAGGTCGTCGAAACTGGTGACCGACCTCGGGGGAAGACTATCGAAgtacttcatcgctgcttttgttAAGGTTGTCAGGAAAGACTTGCAGCGAGTAGCATCAGAAGCGTCGgttaggtacatccgacttttaaaattgcttaaatgatgctttggatcagtggttctgtcgtagaggtccatatcagggcttttaaagtttcttggaacttttgccctcataaTGTCCTCGCTGAATGGGTCTTCTCCTCCCAGGGGAGAATCTTCTCGGTCGCTGCAGGAGCTTCAATTTTTGATAGCAGACTCCAGCCTTAAGAGCTTTTCTTCTAGCTCTTTTCATCGCTCTATCTCATTCCTCAAGTTTTTCTCTGCCTCCCGCTGTCGTTCCAGCTCTTGCTCCAACTGTTCCAGGCGCCCTTGGTGGCCGTGGAACAATCCCATGAAATCAGGTGCGTGGGGTTGTCCCTCCTTTCCTGACTCGCGCCCTTTAGAGGAATTTGCCTTCGGATTTTCAACCCTGAGGTGCCTTCTCTATGTTGATTGGTCACCCTTTGGTGAGTGTCGATGTCATCATTGTTGTTTCCAACGTTCTGACTTTCCTACTCGGAATCGGACGCTATGTGGCCATCTTCGCGTGAGTCATCCGCCATTattggttgatctctcgggtccccggcaacggcgccaatgttatgGTAGGTAATCGGAGATTAGTGGGCTGGACTcgttgggttggcccaatcgtctgaaggAGGAAGCCTCTGACTAGGTTTGCGTTGGGAAGCCTTCGTCCGACTTGTGTGTATGAAAGAatgagggggtggtacctgcaaagacactctgatgcttaagtcagcaagggtctaagcaagcttagagagtattggaacttagagatacctgatgggtgtcagtgtatttatagtggtgaaccaataaccaccgttggagtagttccacctttttaggtggataaccgtccctttatcttagagaAGTTAAGATATGCGGcagttatttatttgaatttgtgTTATCTGCCAACTAATCTGATATctcgacttctttagagcaagtcgtcgTTGGATCTGACTTCTTGAGAGAAGGTCGGTGTCGAGTGAGGGGCCaacctttggattgggccttttacTTAGACCTGGGCCCTagtgttgggccagggtatgaacaggaggTTAGCGTGATATTGAGTGTAACTGCACTGTTTGTAATTTggtttaatttaaaatctttatttttaaattttaaaatatgaaattattaataattaattaatcatctgatttatgattttaattctatttttccttgtttgctctattattcacattgtttactattcttattgtttttctatacttttcctttacaaaatTAATAGACTAAATCCCCAAAGTGGTCCTTAGATTTacaacttttattattttaatctttcaaatttaaaattacctaTACTGATCCTCGAAATTCCATATTAGTTTCTGGATGCTTTCTAGTACgaaatcaatgaactaagtgctgAATTGGCTATGGCATATTGCTAAACATCGTCGTTTCATTTTGGCACTTTAAGAAAAGTTTATATGATGTGTAAATTATTATAtctcttttcattttttaaaacgatcttttttgttttatttaagagCTAAAACAAAAAGACGCTATTTAGTTATAAAAGCTAAACAAGTTAGAATTAGCTCAGCGTTCAAAGACCAATATGGTGTTTGGAATTGGATCTCGAAGatcaatataaaattttaaatctaagaAACTAAAATGGTAAAAATCATGAATATGAGAAACcattaaaaatttagtttatactgtaaaaaataataaataaacaattaaaagaGAAGTATTTTCTAAATACTTGCCCTCAAATAAATAAATCATCCATCAAACttgttaaaatattaatttaaaaaataaatacgattatttattttttaaaatttatattagtccGTAGTTCAATCCCCCTCCGGGCAGCTTTTCCTTCCTTCTCAATTCAACgagaaagaagtaagaaaaataaataaataaataaaggaaacaATCTTAAGATTCTTAACTACTTGTAGCAAGATGTTGTACAGATTAATATACAGAGtccaaataagaaaagaaaaactacaaaATGCGAAGCCAATAAGACACGTAGTAcagagaaaaaggtatatttcAAGGTCTATAGTTTACAAACCCATATCAAGCGTATCCTAAAAAAGCTGATCAGAAAATATGAGTTACAGAAGAGAAAGGTATGAAGGTCTATATTCTATCATGGTCAcggaatatgtatatatatgacaTCATTTCACATATATCCTTCGTCCATATTCTAACAAACCAGTATTCACAAGAGGGAATGGTTCCAAGGGTAATAATCAAGAGGCCATTGAACTTGCAAGTGCAGCTTCACTCTCATTTGAAGCAACAGAGGATGCCCTATTCAAGTGGCTACCTTTGCCTGATTGAGATGCAACCTCCAAGTCTGCATTCCTACGCGTATTTGAGGCAGAAGCAGCGAATCCTCGTCCGCCATAATTATAATTAGCAGGGACATCTCTATCTCCACAACACCACCTTGAGAAGATTCTGTATAAGCATGTCAAGAACCAAAAGGCCCATGGTAGACACACCAATGTCACCCCAAGTATGGGAATCAACGGCGATGTTTGCGACTCAGGAAGGACTATGtaggccaaaaggcatcctcctccTGCCAATATTGAGATGAACAA
Coding sequences:
- the LOC140177704 gene encoding uncharacterized protein, translating into MYLTDASDATRCKSFLTTLTKAAMKYFDSLPPRSVTSFDDLSRKFLMRFSIQKDKVKHAPSFLGVKQEVGEPLRDYMERFNKACLEIQDLPMEAVIMGLVNGLREGPFSQSISKRHPTSLSDV